The genomic interval CCCGACCGAGAAGCCCCTCCGGCCGCACGAGCAGGACGACGATGATGATCAGGAATGCCAGGGTGTTCTTGAACTGGATGCTCAGGTAGGCCCCGGTCAGGCTCTCGGCGACGCCGAGGATCAGCGCGCCCACCACGGCGCCCGGCAGACTGTTGAGGCCGCCGAGGACGGCGGCGGCGAACCCCTTGAGGAACGGGTCCAGCATGAAGAACGGGTCGAGCAGGAGCGCGGGCGCGAGAAAGATTCCCGCGACCACCCCGAGGGCGGAGGCCATGCCCCACGCGACGCCGAGCACCATCCGGGTCGGGATGCCGAGCGTCTGCGCCGCCATCAGATTTTCCGAGGTCGCGCGCATGGCGAGTCCCACGCGTGTCCGCTGGACGAGCAGATAGAGACAGAGGCTGCCCGCGACGCCAGCCGCGATGGTCGCCAGCGCGAGCTGGCTCACCACCACGCCGCCGACCCGGTAGGTCTTGGTGTCGGAGATCGGAAACGGAAGCGACACGGGCTCGGCGCCCCACACGTACACGACGACGCCCTGGATGATCAGCGCGAGACCGAGGGTCAGGATCACCATGCCGAGCAAGTTCGCACCCTGCCGCTGGGCCTTCACCAACACGCCGAAATAAAAGGCGACGCCCACGGCCGCCCCCACCAAAAGACTGACGACCACCGCCACCCCGAACGAGTAGCGATGGGTCAGGAGCGAGAACGCCACGAACGTCGCCAGCGTGGCGACGTCGCCGTGGGCGAAGTTGAGGACGCGCGTCGACCGGTAGATCAGCACCACGCCGAGCGCCACGAGCGCATAGAGGCTGCCCGCAGACACTCCGGTGAGCGCGTACTGCAGAAACCGGTCCATGGTTATCGGCTCATCGGAACGGCCAGAGCTGGAAATACAGACGGGTCTTCAGCCAGCGGCCGTACAGGCCAAGAGGTTCGAAGATCAGCACGAGCAGGATCGTCACGCCGTAGACCACGGGCACCATCTCGCGGAAATCGGCGAACACCTTCGGCACGAGCAGCACGAACGCCGCTCCCAGAATGGAGCCCTCGACCGAGGCTACCCCCCCGATGATCACGGCCACGAACAGCGTGATCGACTCCAGCACGTTGAAGATCTGCGGCTCGATGTGGCCGAGGACCTGCGCGTAGAGCGCCCCGTGGACACCCGTGTAGAACGATGAGAGCGCGAACGCGAGGAGCTTGTATCGCGTCAGGTTCACCCCGTTCACCTCGGCGGCGATGTCCGCGTCGCGGATAGCGATGAAGGCCCGTCCGATGTAGGAGGAAATGATGTTGTAGGTCGCCCACGTGAACAGCGCCAGGAGGATGACGTAGATGTAGTAGACGCTCTGCGCAGCGGACAGGCCGAGGAGCGGCTTGAGCTTGGGGATGGCGAGGCCGGAGCGTCCCCCCGACAGGACCTCCCAGTTCACGAACGCCTGGTACACGGCGACGCCGAAGCCCAGGGTGGCGATCGCTAGGTACGGCCCTTTGAGCCGTAACGAGGGGAATCCGACCAGGATCCCCGCCATGGCGGCAGCTACGCCCGCACCGGCCAGGGCCACCAGGAAAGGCAGCCCCCAGATGCGGAGATGCCCGAAGGTGAAGGCGCCGATGGCCAGGAAGCCCGCCTGCCCGAAGGAGATCTGGCCCGTATACCCGATGAGAAGGTTCTGTCCCATCACGCCGATCGAGTAGAGGGCGATCAAGGTGGCGATGAACACGGCGTACTGGGGTGCCACCCACGGAAAGACGGCCACCGCGGCGAGAAGCAGACCGAGGAGGGTGCGCGTGATCGACCTCCGCGCGAACCGCAAGTCCTCCCGGTACGACTCTACGAGGTCCACCCGCTCTCTCCGTCGTGCGGCCGTCCGCCTCTCGCCATCAGTCTCGGTACAGGCCCCTGATCAGGTCGGCATACCGCTCTTCCAGCGCCCGCCGCTTGACCTTCATCGTGGGCGTCACGTCGCCCTCCTCGGCATAGAACCGCCGGGGCAGCAGGGCGAATTTCTTGATCGTCTCCACCTGCGACAGCGTCTTGTTCACCTTCTCGACCTCGGCCTCGATGAGACGACCGATCTCGGGATTCTGGGTGAGGTCCTGGAAGGTCGTGAAGGGGATCCGGTGGTCCTGGGCGAACTTGGTGACGTTGTCCTCGTCGATCAGGACGAGCGCGGCCAGGTACTTGCGGCGCTCGCCGATCACCACCGCATCCTGGACATATGGGCTGAACTTGAGCTTGTTCTCGATGTACGCTGGCGTGATGTTCTTGCCCCCCGCCGTGATGATGATGTCTTTCTTGCGGTCCAGGATCTTGAGGTATCCGCCCTCCCACGCGCCGACGTCGCCCGTGTGCAGCCAGCCGTCCGGGTCGACCGTCGCCGCCGTGAGCTCGGGGTCCTTGAAGTAGCCCTTGAAGACGTGCGGGCCCCGCGTCAGGATCTCGCCGTCGTCGGCTAGCGCCACCTCGATGCCGGGAATCGGCTGGCCCACGGTCCCCACCCGGGGGGCTTCCACGCGGTTCACCGAGATGACGCCCGTCGACTCCGTCTGGCCATAGCCTTCGATCAGCGGAATGCCCAGCGCGTGGTAGTACTCGAATAGTTCGGGCGAGGCCGGCGCCGCGCCACAGACCGCGATCCGGGTACGCTCGAAGCCGAGCCGCCGCTTGAGCGGGCCCAGCACCGCCCAGGCGGCGAGCCGGTACGCGAGAGCGACGCCGAGCGGAATCCGGCCCCCGGCGAGCCGGGCCCGCGCGTAGCGCCGGCCGACCGCGACCGCGAGCCGATACAGCCGCCGCTTGAGCAAGGTGGAATCGGACATCCGTAGCTCCACCGTGGAAGCGAGCTTCTCCCAGATCCGGGGGACGCTGGCGAAGTAGGTCGGCGAGACCTCGCGGAGGTTCTGGAAGAGCGTGTCGAGGCTCTCCACGAAGTTCACGACGTAGCCGACGCGCAGCGCGCCGAAAACCGAGATCAGGTTCTCGTAGATGTGCGCGAAGGGCAGGTACGAGACCACCTCGTCGTCGGGACCCACGCGGTTGATGTCGAGGAACGCCGCCGTCACCCAGAGGATCGACCCGTGCGAGAGCATGGCGCCCTTGGGGGGCCCCGTGGTGCCCGAGGTGTAAATGATCATCGCGTTGTCTTCGGGGGCGATCGCCGCGCGGCGTTCGGCGACCGCGGCGGGGTGCGTCTCGGCGAACAGCTGGCCTTGCTTGAGGAAGTCCTCGAAGAACGTCACCCGCTCATCGGCAAAGCCCCAGAGCCCCTTGGCGTCCCACACCACGATCCGCTCGAGACGCGTCTGGGCCGCGATCGCCAGGATCTTGTCCAACTGCTCTTCGTTCTCCACGAAGATCAGTCGGGCCTCGCAGTGATTGAGCAGATACGTGATCTGGTCCGGCGCCGACGTCGGATAGACACCGACGGTGACGCCGGCCGCCGTCATGATGCCGAGGTGACAGTAGAGCCACTCGGGACGGTTCTCGGCAAGGGCGGCGACGTTCTCGTGGGGTCGGAGGCCGAAGGCCAGCAGCGCCGTGGCGACGCGTCCCACTTCTTCCGCATAGCGGTGCCAGGAGACACGGTGCCAGATGCCGTACTCCTTGAACCGGATGGCCAGCGCATCGCCACGAGCCGAGACCTGCGCCGCGAACAGCTCGGGGAGCGTCCGGGGTTCGATCGCCGTCATCACCACCGCCTCCTCTTCCGGTACAGGCGCCAGGCCTTGGCCGTGGGCTCCGCCCCGCCCACCCCCAGGTAGACCTCGCGCACGTTCTCGTTTTCGGTGAGCTCTCGAGACGTTCCCTCGAGGACGACCCGACCCGCCTCTAGGATGGCGCCGCGGCCTGCCACGCTCAGGGCCAGCCGGGCGTTCTGCTCCACCAGAAGGATCGTGGTGCCGGTCTGGCTGATCGCTCCGAGCGCCTCGTACACGGACTTCGCCACACGCGGCGCGAGCCCGAGCGAGGGCTCATCGAGCATCAGGAGGCGGGGCCGGCGGAGCATGGCGCGGCCGAGCGCGAGCATCTGCTGCTCCCCGCCGGAGAGCGTCTCGGCCTGCTGGCGGGCCCGCTGGAGGAGGATCGGAAA from Candidatus Methylomirabilota bacterium carries:
- a CDS encoding branched-chain amino acid ABC transporter permease, which codes for MDRFLQYALTGVSAGSLYALVALGVVLIYRSTRVLNFAHGDVATLATFVAFSLLTHRYSFGVAVVVSLLVGAAVGVAFYFGVLVKAQRQGANLLGMVILTLGLALIIQGVVVYVWGAEPVSLPFPISDTKTYRVGGVVVSQLALATIAAGVAGSLCLYLLVQRTRVGLAMRATSENLMAAQTLGIPTRMVLGVAWGMASALGVVAGIFLAPALLLDPFFMLDPFLKGFAAAVLGGLNSLPGAVVGALILGVAESLTGAYLSIQFKNTLAFLIIIVVLLVRPEGLLGREFKERV
- a CDS encoding branched-chain amino acid ABC transporter permease encodes the protein MDLVESYREDLRFARRSITRTLLGLLLAAVAVFPWVAPQYAVFIATLIALYSIGVMGQNLLIGYTGQISFGQAGFLAIGAFTFGHLRIWGLPFLVALAGAGVAAAMAGILVGFPSLRLKGPYLAIATLGFGVAVYQAFVNWEVLSGGRSGLAIPKLKPLLGLSAAQSVYYIYVILLALFTWATYNIISSYIGRAFIAIRDADIAAEVNGVNLTRYKLLAFALSSFYTGVHGALYAQVLGHIEPQIFNVLESITLFVAVIIGGVASVEGSILGAAFVLLVPKVFADFREMVPVVYGVTILLVLIFEPLGLYGRWLKTRLYFQLWPFR
- a CDS encoding AMP-binding protein, encoding MTAIEPRTLPELFAAQVSARGDALAIRFKEYGIWHRVSWHRYAEEVGRVATALLAFGLRPHENVAALAENRPEWLYCHLGIMTAAGVTVGVYPTSAPDQITYLLNHCEARLIFVENEEQLDKILAIAAQTRLERIVVWDAKGLWGFADERVTFFEDFLKQGQLFAETHPAAVAERRAAIAPEDNAMIIYTSGTTGPPKGAMLSHGSILWVTAAFLDINRVGPDDEVVSYLPFAHIYENLISVFGALRVGYVVNFVESLDTLFQNLREVSPTYFASVPRIWEKLASTVELRMSDSTLLKRRLYRLAVAVGRRYARARLAGGRIPLGVALAYRLAAWAVLGPLKRRLGFERTRIAVCGAAPASPELFEYYHALGIPLIEGYGQTESTGVISVNRVEAPRVGTVGQPIPGIEVALADDGEILTRGPHVFKGYFKDPELTAATVDPDGWLHTGDVGAWEGGYLKILDRKKDIIITAGGKNITPAYIENKLKFSPYVQDAVVIGERRKYLAALVLIDEDNVTKFAQDHRIPFTTFQDLTQNPEIGRLIEAEVEKVNKTLSQVETIKKFALLPRRFYAEEGDVTPTMKVKRRALEERYADLIRGLYRD
- a CDS encoding ABC transporter ATP-binding protein, producing MKVSSIETLYFDRIYALFGVSLEVEEGEILTVLGPNGAGKTTLLRTIAGLLKDQPKKGEILFGGRRIDGWQPEAVARLGIVYVPEDRGLFKELTVEENLRLGLWGRHDDGVRKDLDFVHGMFPILLQRARQQAETLSGGEQQMLALGRAMLRRPRLLMLDEPSLGLAPRVAKSVYEALGAISQTGTTILLVEQNARLALSVAGRGAILEAGRVVLEGTSRELTENENVREVYLGVGGAEPTAKAWRLYRKRRRW